One segment of Salvia splendens isolate huo1 chromosome 20, SspV2, whole genome shotgun sequence DNA contains the following:
- the LOC121781463 gene encoding uncharacterized protein LOC121781463 has translation MAELLKGSPEPNGPQVFVPEQIQNIGFASMSNGVPTIYFSGAETQKLADSMGHTIVGKFSHSIPTGHQIQKTLDNIKFRCGFNWKYINAKHILIQCEDLADYARLLGGPKGTPVWLIDRHPMRVFKWSPDFDAYCESPIAAIWCNLIGLPIHLFDQSALFAIGKLLGNPIQVDRATATKTRLSFARICIEIDITKPPLEEIILDLCGRELVQQVRWDKIPSYCQECKHVGHASDVCYAIGKKERPPKRNYNINPPKKANPEGHGMKGMQDAVRHNPNFNEGNRQGKNKGNAGNRPNNNSNGEEERDTTWDGSDIMGGTQGGNTSRPETFKVGLKRGGGEKGNPTPPTTEPPSSTHGDMDAEWKYTKASRSVSPPTRGSARGGLRHAMTRGRGFFSNPDRFSKALGLSYIGSNMTGKIWLFAEEGYTFDIDCDSEQILHGRLKSHRIARPLAISAVYAKCTRSERHLLWDKMREIAGALEGSPWIIGGDFNTILSHRDRVGSDTNRQAEMVGFAEAIEDCRLLDPGFDGAEFTWAKNGLFERLDRVLVSEGWARAFEATRVKNLPRVASDHGPVLVRCKMLNTTIEGKAFRFQNMWIRHGGFMAVVQNAWEESTGASGLLNIQIKHARVKRALKAWNKEVLGNIHANLKEKEEGIAVAQSIFEARPTPENRTMINKYIAEYIMFLKMKEDFWRQKE, from the exons atggcggagtTACTTAAGGGTTCTCCCGAACCCAATGGTCCTCAAGTCTTCGTGCCGGAACAGATCCAAAACATTGGTTTTGCCTCCATGTCTAATGGAGTTCCgaccatctacttctccggggcTGAAACACAAAAGCTTGCTGATAGCATGGGGCACACCATCGTGGGTAAGTTTTCACATTCTATTCCTACGGgccatcaaattcaaaaaactCTAGATAACATTAAATTCCGATGTGGGTTCaattggaaatacattaatgctaaacatatcctAATCCAATGCGAGGATTTGGCGGATTATGCCCGGCTTCTCGGAGGCCCAAAGGGAACACCCGTGTGGCTCATTGATCGCCACccaatgagggtcttcaaatggtccccagATTTCGAtgcatattgtgagtccccgatagCAGCAATTTGGTGTAATTTAATCGGACTCCCAATTCACTTGTTTGATCAATCCGCTCttttcgccatcggcaagctcctcGGCAATCCAATCCAAGTTGATCGGGCTACGGCTACCAAGACGAGACTCTCCTTTGCCCGCATTTGTATTGAGATTGACATCACCAAACCGCCCCTtgaagagataatccttgacTTGTGCGGCCGCGAGTTGGTGCAACAAGTccggtgggataagatcccatcCTATTGCCAAGAGTGTAAACATGTTGGCCATGCAAGTGATGTGTGCTATGCGATTGGCAAAAAGGAAAGGCCGCCGAAACGAAACTACAATATCAACCCGCCAAAGAAGGCAAACCCCGAAGGCCACGGTATGAAGGGCATGCAAGATGCGGTGAGGCACAATCCTAACTTCAATGAAGGGAACCGCCAAGGGAAGAATAAGGGCAATGCCGGGAATCGTCCTAACAACAATTCAAATGGAGAGGAGGAAAGGGATACAACTTGGGATGGTTCGGACATTATGGGTGGAACCCAAGGAGGGAATACTTCGCGCCCCGAAACATTCAAAGTGGGCCTCAAGCGCGGGGGAGGGGAAAAAGGGAACCCAACACCCCCGACCACCGAGCCACCTTCATCAACTCATGGAGATATGGATGCGGAATGGAAGTACACCAAGGCGAGCCGATCGGTGTCCCCACCTACACGAGGGAGTGCGAGAGGGGGCCTACGCCATGCAATGACTAGGGGGCGTGGTTTCTTCTCAA ATCCGGACCGGTTCTCCAAGGCCCTGGGGCTGTCCTACATTGGATCGAACATGACCGGAAAAATCTggttgtttgcggaagagggatacacttttgatattgattgtGATTCGGAACAAATCCTACATGGGCGTCTCAAGTCCCACCGCATTGCTAGGCCGCTGGCCATTTCGGCCGTGTATGCCAAATGCACAAGATCCGAAAGACACCTCCTgtgggataagatgagagagattgctgGGGCCCTCGAAGGATCACCATGGATTATCGGTGGcgacttcaacaccatcctaTCACACCGAGATAGGGTTGGGAGCGACACCAAcaggcaagccgagatggtcggTTTCGCAGAGGCAATTGAAGACTGTAGGCTCCTTGATCCGGGGTTCGATGGGGCGGAATTCACATGGGCCAAAAACGGCCTCtttgaaagattggatagagtgcttgttagTGAGGGTTGGGCTAGGGCCTTCGAAGCTACTCGGGTTAAGAACCTCCCTCGGGTTGCTTCGGACCACGGGCCGGTCCTTGTAAGATGTAAGATGCTGAACACTACCATCGAAGGCAAGGCATTCcgattccagaacatgtggatccgacatgggGGGTTCATGGCTGTAGTGCAAAATGCATGGGAGGAGAGTACGGGGGCGAGTGGACTCCTAAATATTCAAATCAAACATGCTAGAGTGAAAAGAGCCCTAAAGGCGTGGAACAAAGAAGTTTTAGGGAACATCCATGCCAACCtcaaggaaaaggaggaaggaATTGCCGTGGCCCAATCCATCTTCGAGGCAAGGCCAACACCGGAAAATAGGACAATGATCAATAAatacattgccgagtacatcatGTTTCTGAAAATGAAAGAGGATTTTTGGCGGCAAAAG gagtag
- the LOC121781464 gene encoding uncharacterized protein LOC121781464, with translation MEPLVDPNPDKFSKVLGLHYKGSNANGKIWIFVEEGMDFEVVDDSEQLLHGLFTCPRTPTPILISAVYAKCSRGERLALWEKMRELTQVSEGMPWFIGGDFNTILSTGDRMGSDTNRLAEMVDFAEAIEDCGLLDPGYDGSDFTWAKNGLLERLDRVLINEVASQRFEAIRVTNLPRIASDHGPLLVRCKMPNTPGGGKAFRFQNMWVRHEGFNELVREDWGTPTEAAGLLNLKLKLARIKRTLKRWNREVFGNIHANLKSCEESIAIAQAEFEDDPSARNRTEKRVRLRIHKINVNGCELTEDSAIQASAVEFYQNLLAPCNPVLTEPDLSLLHRLPPSESLAALPEPPDADEVKRAVFDISANSAPGPDGCSALFFQACWSIVGSDVVDAVRQFFGGAFLPRSFTATSIVLIPKKPIPESWGDYRPISLCNVINKVITKILSKRLAPLLPRVVASNQSGFVKGRLLNDNVLLAQEMFHELQRSTPAPNVAIKIDMAKAYDRVQWPFLLKVLKHMGFPEPWVDLIKRCIGSCWFSILVNGAPAGFFKSTCGLRQGDPISPALFVLAADYLSRLLDKLILGNKEMTAYGRCPQAIGSANARFFWGSTNEKKRTHWISWEQACLPTAEGGLGIRKIKEVLRAFNIKLWWRFREQNSLWATYLMAKYCQKVSPLTARPLGRGSPTWKRILKARPLAQPHIRWVVGEGKMLFWDDLWLGETPLRELSLDDRGGPLSRVADYIKDGAWDEPKLRNLQAQAGLAQLIVQKILDTPVISDGPDVPRWRLSTNGEFSLATTWETLRSQMPIVQGLDDIWRAGLTSSMAIFLWRLLSNRIPVDTKLQWRRMELASKCHCCPHRPGIESLQHLFIQGDGAHGIWREFDTWFEGPSPPLRINDTIPERLVVWTRRVRQPGKKHLSRAMPYLILWFIWAERNRSRHQSVQFRPFNVIWQVQIYIRNSMTNGIYKKKHWKGVRLKINVPRHDEIRSPRPLAVAIKWQPPEDPWIKLNTDGAYLEESDNAGGGGIIRDHTGKVLSAFASPLEAHSALEAELLAIQLGLELALEFSRPIWIESDAQQVVQLLNSMRWGPAHTSRVVARISLLKRQRGVRITFTPREGNRAGDLLAKMGIDSLDYCRMNAHTMPRHLAAITRMDALGVPNIRVHHNDEE, from the exons atggaaccactTGTCGACCCTAACCCGgacaagttttcaaaagtgttggGGCTGCATTATAAGGGATCGAATGCCAATGGGAAGAtatggatttttgtggaggaagggatggattttgagGTGGTGGATGACTCGGAGCAGCTATTGCATGGGCTGTTCACTTGCCCCCGGACTCCAACACCTATTTTaatctcggccgtgtatgctaaatgTTCGAGAGGAGAGAGGCTTGCTTTGTGGGAAAAAATGAGGGAGCTGACCCAAGTCTCGGAAGGAATGCCGTGGTTTATTGGAGGGGAtttcaacacaatcctctccaCGGGAGACAGAATGGGGAGTGATACAAACCGCCTGGCcgaaatggtggactttgcaGAGGCTATTGAAGACTGTGGTCTTTTGGATCCAGGGTATGATGGATCAGACTTTACTTGGGCTAAGAATGGCCTTCTGGAAAGGCTAGACAGGGTGCTGATTAATGAGGTGGCGTCTCAACGGTTCGAGGCAATACGAGTCACGAACCTCCCCCGTATTGCATCGGATCATGGCCCTCTCCTTGTCCGATGCAAGATGCCTAATACCCCCGGAGGAGGTAAAGCCtttcggttccaaaacatgtgggtacGGCATGAAGGATTTAATGAATTGGTGAGGGAAGATTGGGGGACCCCCACGGAGGCGGCGGGTCTCCTCAACTTGAAGCTCAAGCTAGCAAGGATTAAGAGAACATTAAAACGGTGGAATAGAGAGGTATTTGGGAACATTCACGCCAACCTCAAGTCCTGTGAAGAAAGCATTGCGATAGCCCAAGCGGAGTTCGAAGATGAtccctcggcccggaatagaacggag aagagggtTCGGCTACGGATACACAAGATCAACGTGAATGGGTGTGAACTCACGGAAGACTCGGCCATCCAAGCATCGGCGGTTGAGTTTTATCAAAACCTTCTTGCTCCATGCAATCCGGTACTCACGGAACCGGACCTAAGCCTCCTACACCGACTTCCCCCTTCGGAGTCCTTGGCGGCCCTCCCCGAACCTCCAGATGCGGATGAAGTGAAAAGAGCGGTCTTCGACATCTCGGCCAATAGTGCTCCTGGACCGGATGGCTGTTCGGCTCTCTTTTTCCAAGCCTGCTGGAGCATTGTGGGATCGGATGTGGTGGATGCGGTTAGACAATTTTTCGGTGGGGCCTTTCTTCCCCGAAGcttcacggccacaagcattgtacTCATCCCGAAGAAGCCCATTCCAGAGTCatggggagactacaggcccATTAGCTTGTGTAATGTGATCAATAAGGTGATTACAAAGATACTCTCCAAGCGACTGGCCCCTTTACTCCCACGCGTGGTAGCTTCCaaccaaagtggttttgtcaaagGGAGACTCCTCAATGATAACGTACTACTTGctcaggagatgttccatgagctacAACGAAGCACACCGGCCCCTAATGTTGCAATCAAGATAGACATGgccaaggcctatgatcgagttcAATGGCCGTTTCTCCTAAAAGTCCTTAAACACATGGGATTCCCCGAGCCGTGGGTGGACCTCATCAAGAGATGCATTGGGTCTTGTTGGTTCTCAATCCTTGTCAATGGGGCGCCGGCGGGTTTTTTCAAATCTACCTGTGGCCTTAGGCAAGGGGACCCCATCTCTCCCGCCCTATTCGTCCTTGCCGCGGATTACCTCTCGAGACTTCTTGATAAACTCATCCTCGGCAACAAAGAAATGAc AGCCTACGGGCGGTGCCctcaagcaattggatcagcaaaTGCCCGTTTCTTTTGGGGGTCAACTAATGAGAAGAAGAGGACGCACTGGATAAGCTGGGAACAGGCTTGTCTACCAACGGCCGAGGGGGGATTGGGCATCCGGAAGATCAAGGAAGTCTTAAGAGCCTTTAACATCAAGTTATGGTGGCGGTTTAGGGAACAAAATTCCTTGTGGGCTACGTACTTAATGGCTAAATACTGTCAAAAGGTCTCCCCGCTCACAGCTAGACCATTGGGGAGGGGAAGCCCTACGTGGAAGAGGATTCTGAAGGCTCGGCCTCTTGCTCAACCGCACATTCGTTGGGTGGTGGGAGAAGGGAAGATGCTATTTTGGGATGACTTATGGCTTGGAGAGACGCCTTTGAGagaacttagccttgatgatagagGAGGGCCTCTTTCTCGGGTGGCGGACTACATTAAGGATGGTGCATGGGATGAGCCTAAATTGCGGAATCTCCAAGCGCAAGCTGGCCTAGCACAACTTATCGTCCAAAAGATCCTCGACACACCCGTCATTTCGGATGGGCCGGATGTACCAAGATGGAGATTATCAACCAATGGAGAATTCTCACTTGCTACTACATGGGAGACTTTACGAAGTCAAATGCCGATTGTGCAAGGCCTCGACGACATTTGGAGAGCGGGCCTCACGTCCTCTATGGCCATATTTTTATGGCGACTTCTCTCCAACCGCATTCCGGTGGACACAAAGTTGCAATGGAGACGAATGGAATTGGCCTCCAAATGCCATTGCTGCCCACATAGACCAGGGATTGaatccctccaacacctcttcattcaaGGGGACGGGGCTCACGGGATATGGAGGGAATTTGACACATGGTTCGAGGGTCCGTCACCACCcctccggatcaatgacaccataCCGGAACGACTTGTGGTCTGGACGAGAAGAGTTCGGCAACCGGGCAAAAAACACCTAAGCAGGGCCATGCCGTATCTCATTTTATGGTTCATTTGGGCAGAACGGAATAGGAGCCGGCACCAGTCCGTACAATTTAGGCCTTTCAATGTCATTTGGCAAGTTCAAATCTACATCCGGAATAGTATGACGAACGGGATATACAAGAAGAAGCATTGGAAAGGGGTACGTCTTAAAATCAATGTCCCGAGGCATGATGAAATTCGGAGCCCTAGGCCGCTCGCAGTGGCAATCAAGTGGCAACCGCCGGAGGACCCCTGGATCAAGCTCAACACCGATGGTGCATACTTGGAAGAGTCGGATAATGCCGGGGGAGGTGGTATCATCCGAGATCACACGGGCAAAGTGCTTTCAGCCTTTGCATCTCCACTTGAGGCCCACTCCGCCCTTGAGGCGGAGCTCCTTGCCATCCAACTCGGGTTAGAACTTGCCCTGGAATTCAGCCGGCCTATCTGgattgagtcggatgcacaacaagtgGTCCAGCTCCTTAATAGCATGCGATGGGGGCCGGCACACACGAGCCGGGTGGTGGCGCGGATCTCCCTCCTCAAGCGACAACGAGGTGTGCGTATCACCTTCACCCCCCGAGAAGGGAATAGGGCCGGAGACTTACTTGCAAAGATGGGAATTGACAGTCTCGACTATTGCCGTATGAATGCCCACACGATGCCGAGACACCTCGCTGCAATTACTAGGATGGATGCACTAGGAgtcccgaacattcgggtccatcATAATGATGAAGAATAG